In one window of Hevea brasiliensis isolate MT/VB/25A 57/8 chromosome 10, ASM3005281v1, whole genome shotgun sequence DNA:
- the LOC131168806 gene encoding probable 1-deoxy-D-xylulose-5-phosphate synthase 2, chloroplastic: MAVSSSSFIANQSLFPFLKAPRSILYGRKQFFIQASAGHPDEEGNTMIRKDQNGWKIDFSGGKTATPLLDTINYPVHMKNLSTQDLEQLAAELRADIIYSVSKTGGHLSASLGVVELTVALHHVFNTPDDRIVWDVGHQAYPHKILTGRRSRMHTIRKTSGLAGFPKRDESVYDAFGTGHSSTSISAGLGMAVARDLLGKNNNVISVIGDGAMTAGQAYEAMNNLGFLDANLIVILNDNKQVSLPTATIDGPATPVGALSSALTKLQASTQFRKLREAAKSITKQIGAQAHEVAAKVDEYARGMISASGSTLFEELGLYYIGPVDGHNVEDLVTIFQKVKAMPAPGPVLIHIVTEKGKGYPPAEAAADKMHGVVKFDIPTGKQFKPKSPTLSYTQYFAEALIKEAETDNKIVAIHAAMGGGTGLNYFQKRFPDRCFDVGIAEQHAVTFAAGLATEGLKPFCAIYSSFLQRGYDQVVHDVDLQKLPVRFAMDRAGLVGADGPTHCGAFDVTYMSCLPNMVVMAPSDEAELMHMIATSAAIDDRPSCFRFPRGNGIGAALPPNNKGTPLEIGKGRILKEGNRVAILGYGSIVQQCVEAASMLRTRGISVTVADARFCKPLDTDLVRRLAKEHEFLITVEEGSIGGFSSHVSHFLSLSGILDGPIKLRPMVLPDRYIEHGSPQDQIQAAGLSSNHITATVLSLLGKPKEALQFK, from the exons ATGGCGGTTTCTAGTTCTTCTTTTATAGCAAACCAATCTCTCTTTCCATTCTTGAAAGCTCCAAGATCAATCCTTTATGGCAGAAAACAg TTCTTTATACAAGCATCTGCCGGCCACCCAGATGAGGAAGGGAATACGATGATAAGGAAAGATCAAAATGGCTGGAAAATTGATTTCTCAGGAGGGAAAACAGCCACACCATTGCTAGATACAATCAATTACCCAGTTCACATGAAGAACCTATCCACACAG GATCTTGAACAACTAGCAGCAGAGCTTAGAGCAGATATTATATACAGTGTATCAAAGACAGGAGGGCATTTGAGTGCCAGCTTAGGAGTTGTCGAGCTAACAGTGGCTCTGCATCATGTGTTCAACACCCCTGACGATAGAATCGTTTGGGATGTTGGTCATCAG GCATACCCACATAAAATTCTAACGGGAAGAAGGTCTAGGATGCACACCATAAGGAAAACTTCAGGGCTTGCAGGATTTCCTAAAAGAGATGAGAGCGTTTATGATGCCTTTGGCACCGGACATAGCTCCACAAGCATCTCTGCTGGTCTTG GAATGGCAGTTGCAAGAGACTTGTTGGGGAAGAACAACAATGTCATTTCTGTAATCGGAGATGGAGCCATGACAGCTGGACAAGCATACGAGGCCATGAACAATTTAGGATTCCTTGATGCTAATCTAATTGTTATATTGAATGACAATAAGCAAGTATCTTTACCCACTGCTACGATCGATGGCCCTGCAACTCCAGTTGGAGCACTTAGTAGTGCTTTGACCAAGCTCCAGGCAAGCACCCAGTTCCGCAAACTTCGTGAAGCTGCAAAA AGCATCACAAAGCAAATAGGTGCGCAAGCGCATGAAGTTGCAGCGAAGGTAGATGAGTATGCAAGGGGAATGATTAGTGCTTCTGGATCTACTCTCTTCGAGGAGCTAGGTTTATATTATATCGGTCCAGTGGATGGGCACAACGTTGAAGATCTAGTGACCATATTTCAAAAAGTTAAAGCAATGCCTGCCCCAGGACCAGTTCTGATTCACATTGTGACAGAGAAAGGGAAGGGCTATCCCCCAGCTGAGGCAGCAGCTGATAAAATGCATG GTGTCGTCAAGTTTGATATTCCAACTGGGAAGCAATTCAAGCCAAAATCCCCTACACTTTCATATACACAGTACTTTGCTGAAGCTCTGATCAAGGAAGCTGAGACAGACAACAAGATTGTAGCCATTCATGCTGCGATGGGTGGTGGGACTGGTCTCAATTATTTCCAGAAGAGGTTTCCAGATCGCTGCTTCGATGTGGGCATCGCAGAGCAACATGCTGTTACATTTGCAGCTGGTTTGGCCACTGAAGGACTTAAGCCATTCTGTGCTATCTACTCTTCATTCCTGCAACGAGGTTATGATCAG GTGGTACATGATGTGGACCTTCAAAAGTTACCAGTCCGCTTTGCCATGGATCGAGCTGGTTTGGTTGGTGCAGATGGACCCACTCATTGTGGAGCATTTGATGTCACATACATGTCTTGCTTGCCCAACATGGTGGTCATGGCCCCATCTGATGAAGCTGAGCTGATGCACATGATTGCCACTTCTGCAGCCATAGATGACAGACCCAGCTGCTTCAGGTTCCCAAGGGGCAATGGAATTGGAGCAGCTCTTCCTCCTAACAACAAAGGAACCCCACTTGAG ATTGGAAAAGGAAGAATACTGAAAGAAGGCAATAGAGTAGCCATTTTGGGATATGGTTCTATAGTTCAACAATGTGTAGAAGCTGCAAGCATGCTCAGAACCCGAGGCATTTCTGTGACAGTAGCTGATGCGAGATTTTGCAAACCTTTAGACACAGATCTTGTCAGGAGATTGGCTAAAGAGCATGAGTTCCTAATTACAGTAGAAGAGGGTTCCATTGGAGGGTTTTCTTCCCATGTATCCCACTTCCTGAGTTTAAGTGGCATTCTGGATGGACCAATAAAG TTGAGACCAATGGTTCTCCCTGACAGATATATTGAGCATGGATCACCTCAAGACCAAATTCAAGCAGCAGGGCTCTCCTCAAACCATATCACTGCCACAGTCTTATCTCTCTTGGGGAAGCCAAAAGAAGCTCTTCAGTTCAAGTGA
- the LOC131168784 gene encoding KH domain-containing protein HEN4-like isoform X2, translating to MQHRDYQFSSHRPRRRPRPPQPILLQPGQVAFRVICHVSIIGGLIGPSGSIISQIRRDTDCTIRCEELVQGSDHRVIVVIGPASPGRRIALKSMEGDDEDEKELVSVAQEAVIRVCERMWEVGAHSGRVDDSERGVSEGYCGLLADTTQIGAVVGRGGKNVVRMRRESGAQIRILPAPQCAAKDDELIQITGDILAVKKALVAVTECLHDCPPYNKEPMLLNRPVERASHISSSDLHAEFFPHLSSLLPPLIENSANSHSLSSDADEDPNQDVKSTRQEVSFRLLCSNGAAGSIIGKKGTIVRTLQNETGASIMFAAPITMSGARVVTISAFENLESSYSPAQKAVILVFARSIEHDIEKGHSSGLIKGSTVTARLLVASDVVCCLIGNGGGIDSEMTELADIRILEGKHVMDCTSENDVVIEITGEYKNVQNALFLVTRKLRDNLSRTELLNEVRTRSPHGRVMEIASPRLQQPILSLNSDRECSLKGGMDRLGLSNNLGNASSSGQRSPQKFGKTHATTIKNNGNSSTLSGGCSELERSLHLFLPKEVLKEVGARSPGGVRETTCHESHSPSDLASDLIQETILTKEKNQPGLSNIGSRSSALHMQQTAGKGSTTFGGSVELDSLRRRKRSAIVANTTLELIVSEDILGSIYGDDGNNLARLRQISGARVEVRDPSPSKSERMVVISGTPDQTRAAQSLLQAFILADQ from the exons ATGCAACACCGCGACTACCAATTCTCCAGCCACCGTCCCAGGCGGCGCCCCCGTCCCCCGCAGCCGATCTTGCTGCAACCCGGCCAGGTGGCATTCCGAGTCATCTGCCATGTTTCCATCATCGGCGGCCTAATCGGTCCTTCCGGCTCCATCATCTCTCAAATTCGACGCGACACCGACTGTACCATCCGCTGCGAAGAGCTAGTGCAAGGCTCGGACCACCGGGTTATCGTGGTAATCGGGCCGGCATCCCCCGGGAGGAGAATCGCGTTAAAGTCAATGGAGGGTGATGATGAGGATGAAAAGGAGCTCGTGTCGGTAGCGCAGGAGGCGGTGATTAGGGTTTGTGAGAGGATGTGGGAGGTTGGCGCTCATAGCGGACGGGTTGATGATAGTGAGAGGGGCGTGAGTGAGGGCTATTGTGGACTTCTGGCCGATACGACGCAGATTGGTGCCGTAGTAGGGAGAGGAGGGAAGAATGTCGTGAGAATGAGGAGAGAGAGCGGGGCCCAGATTAGGATCCTGCCGGCCCCACAATGCGCTGCGAAGGACGATGAATTGATTCAG ATTACAGGTGATATTTTGGCTGTAAAGAAAGCACTGGTCGCTGTAACTGAATGTCTTCACGATTGTCCGCCGTATAACAAAGAACCAATGCTTTTGAACAGACCTGTTGAGAGAGCTTCACACATTTCCTCTTCTGATCTGCATGCAGAGTTCTTCCCACATCTTAGTTCATTGTTACCACCTTTGATTGAAAATTCTGCAAATTCCCATTCATTATCCTCAGATGCTGATGAAGACCCCAACCAGGATGTGAAATCTACAAGACAAGAAGTTTCATTTAGGCTGCTTTGCTCCAATGGTGCAGCTGGGAGCATAATTGGCAAGAAAGGAACCATAGTAAGAACTCTACAGAATGAAACAGGTGCTTCTATCATGTTTGCAGCTCCAATAACTATGTCTGGTGCACGTGTAGTCACCATTTCTGCATTTGAG AACCTTGAATCATCGTACTCTCCTGCACAAAAAGCTGTTATTCTTGTCTTTGCTAGATCTATTGAGCATGACATTGAAAAGGGGCATTCATCAGGCTTGATTAAGGGTAGTACTGTAACTGCAAGGCTCCTAGTGGCATCAGATGTTGTTTGTTGCCTGATTGGGAATGGTGGTGGGATAGATTCTGAAATGACAGAATTAGCTGATATACGGATCTTAGAAGGGAAACATGTCATGGATTGTACTTCAGAAAATGATGTAGTAATAGAG ATCACTGGTGAGTATAAAAATGTACAGAATGCTCTGTTTCTAGTTACTAGGAAACTGAGGGATAATCTTTCTCGTACTGAACTGCTCAATGAAGTGAGAACAAGGAGTCCCCATGGAAGAGTAATGGAGATTGCTTCTCCTAGATTGCAGCAACCAATCCTATCTCTTAATTCTGATCGAGAATGTAGTTTGAAAGGAGGAATGGATCGGCTTGGACTTTCCAACAACTTGGGCAATGCCTCTTCGTCGGGACAGCGGTCACCACAG AAATTTGGAAAAACGCATGCAACAACTATTAAAAATAATGGAAACAGCTCAACTTTGTCTGGTGGGTGTTCAGAACTTGAAAGGTCACTTCACTTGTTTCTGCCCAAAGAGGTGCTTAAAGAGGTAGGTGCAAGGAGTCCTGGTGGAGTGAGAGAGACTACTTGTCATGAATCACATTCACCATCAGACCTAGCTTCTGATCTCATTCAAGAAACTATtttaacaaaagaaaaaaatcaacCTGGACTCTCCAACATTGGCAGTCGTTCATCTGCATTGCATATGCAACAG ACTGCAGGAAAAGGCTCAACAACTTTTGGAGGGAGTGTAGAACTTGACAG TTTGCGCCGTCGAAAAAGATCTGCTATAGTGGCAAATACAACCTTGGAGCTGATAGTCTCTGAAGATATTCTTGGTTCTATTTATGGTGATGATGGCAACAATCTGGCTAGATTAAGACAG ATTTCAGGTGCAAGAGTTGAAGTGCGTGATCCATCTCCCAGCAAGAGTGAGAGAATGGTGGTTATATCAGGGACACCAGATCAAACCAGGGCAGCACAGAGCTTGCTTCAAGCCTTCATTTTAGCCGACCAGTAA
- the LOC131168784 gene encoding KH domain-containing protein HEN4-like isoform X1, translated as MQHRDYQFSSHRPRRRPRPPQPILLQPGQVAFRVICHVSIIGGLIGPSGSIISQIRRDTDCTIRCEELVQGSDHRVIVVIGPASPGRRIALKSMEGDDEDEKELVSVAQEAVIRVCERMWEVGAHSGRVDDSERGVSEGYCGLLADTTQIGAVVGRGGKNVVRMRRESGAQIRILPAPQCAAKDDELIQITGDILAVKKALVAVTECLHDCPPYNKEPMLLNRPVERASHISSSDLHAEFFPHLSSLLPPLIENSANSHSLSSDADEDPNQDVKSTRQEVSFRLLCSNGAAGSIIGKKGTIVRTLQNETGASIMFAAPITMSGARVVTISAFENLESSYSPAQKAVILVFARSIEHDIEKGHSSGLIKGSTVTARLLVASDVVCCLIGNGGGIDSEMTELADIRILEGKHVMDCTSENDVVIEITGEYKNVQNALFLVTRKLRDNLSRTELLNEVRTRSPHGRVMEIASPRLQQPILSLNSDRECSLKGGMDRLGLSNNLGNASSSGQRSPQKFGKTHATTIKNNGNSSTLSGGCSELERSLHLFLPKEVLKEVGARSPGGVRETTCHESHSPSDLASDLIQETILTKEKNQPGLSNIGSRSSALHMQQTAGKGSTTFGGSVELDSSLRRRKRSAIVANTTLELIVSEDILGSIYGDDGNNLARLRQISGARVEVRDPSPSKSERMVVISGTPDQTRAAQSLLQAFILADQ; from the exons ATGCAACACCGCGACTACCAATTCTCCAGCCACCGTCCCAGGCGGCGCCCCCGTCCCCCGCAGCCGATCTTGCTGCAACCCGGCCAGGTGGCATTCCGAGTCATCTGCCATGTTTCCATCATCGGCGGCCTAATCGGTCCTTCCGGCTCCATCATCTCTCAAATTCGACGCGACACCGACTGTACCATCCGCTGCGAAGAGCTAGTGCAAGGCTCGGACCACCGGGTTATCGTGGTAATCGGGCCGGCATCCCCCGGGAGGAGAATCGCGTTAAAGTCAATGGAGGGTGATGATGAGGATGAAAAGGAGCTCGTGTCGGTAGCGCAGGAGGCGGTGATTAGGGTTTGTGAGAGGATGTGGGAGGTTGGCGCTCATAGCGGACGGGTTGATGATAGTGAGAGGGGCGTGAGTGAGGGCTATTGTGGACTTCTGGCCGATACGACGCAGATTGGTGCCGTAGTAGGGAGAGGAGGGAAGAATGTCGTGAGAATGAGGAGAGAGAGCGGGGCCCAGATTAGGATCCTGCCGGCCCCACAATGCGCTGCGAAGGACGATGAATTGATTCAG ATTACAGGTGATATTTTGGCTGTAAAGAAAGCACTGGTCGCTGTAACTGAATGTCTTCACGATTGTCCGCCGTATAACAAAGAACCAATGCTTTTGAACAGACCTGTTGAGAGAGCTTCACACATTTCCTCTTCTGATCTGCATGCAGAGTTCTTCCCACATCTTAGTTCATTGTTACCACCTTTGATTGAAAATTCTGCAAATTCCCATTCATTATCCTCAGATGCTGATGAAGACCCCAACCAGGATGTGAAATCTACAAGACAAGAAGTTTCATTTAGGCTGCTTTGCTCCAATGGTGCAGCTGGGAGCATAATTGGCAAGAAAGGAACCATAGTAAGAACTCTACAGAATGAAACAGGTGCTTCTATCATGTTTGCAGCTCCAATAACTATGTCTGGTGCACGTGTAGTCACCATTTCTGCATTTGAG AACCTTGAATCATCGTACTCTCCTGCACAAAAAGCTGTTATTCTTGTCTTTGCTAGATCTATTGAGCATGACATTGAAAAGGGGCATTCATCAGGCTTGATTAAGGGTAGTACTGTAACTGCAAGGCTCCTAGTGGCATCAGATGTTGTTTGTTGCCTGATTGGGAATGGTGGTGGGATAGATTCTGAAATGACAGAATTAGCTGATATACGGATCTTAGAAGGGAAACATGTCATGGATTGTACTTCAGAAAATGATGTAGTAATAGAG ATCACTGGTGAGTATAAAAATGTACAGAATGCTCTGTTTCTAGTTACTAGGAAACTGAGGGATAATCTTTCTCGTACTGAACTGCTCAATGAAGTGAGAACAAGGAGTCCCCATGGAAGAGTAATGGAGATTGCTTCTCCTAGATTGCAGCAACCAATCCTATCTCTTAATTCTGATCGAGAATGTAGTTTGAAAGGAGGAATGGATCGGCTTGGACTTTCCAACAACTTGGGCAATGCCTCTTCGTCGGGACAGCGGTCACCACAG AAATTTGGAAAAACGCATGCAACAACTATTAAAAATAATGGAAACAGCTCAACTTTGTCTGGTGGGTGTTCAGAACTTGAAAGGTCACTTCACTTGTTTCTGCCCAAAGAGGTGCTTAAAGAGGTAGGTGCAAGGAGTCCTGGTGGAGTGAGAGAGACTACTTGTCATGAATCACATTCACCATCAGACCTAGCTTCTGATCTCATTCAAGAAACTATtttaacaaaagaaaaaaatcaacCTGGACTCTCCAACATTGGCAGTCGTTCATCTGCATTGCATATGCAACAG ACTGCAGGAAAAGGCTCAACAACTTTTGGAGGGAGTGTAGAACTTGACAG TAGTTTGCGCCGTCGAAAAAGATCTGCTATAGTGGCAAATACAACCTTGGAGCTGATAGTCTCTGAAGATATTCTTGGTTCTATTTATGGTGATGATGGCAACAATCTGGCTAGATTAAGACAG ATTTCAGGTGCAAGAGTTGAAGTGCGTGATCCATCTCCCAGCAAGAGTGAGAGAATGGTGGTTATATCAGGGACACCAGATCAAACCAGGGCAGCACAGAGCTTGCTTCAAGCCTTCATTTTAGCCGACCAGTAA
- the LOC131168784 gene encoding KH domain-containing protein HEN4-like isoform X4 codes for MQHRDYQFSSHRPRRRPRPPQPILLQPGQVAFRVICHVSIIGGLIGPSGSIISQIRRDTDCTIRCEELVQGSDHRVIVVIGPASPGRRIALKSMEGDDEDEKELVSVAQEAVIRVCERMWEVGAHSGRVDDSERGVSEGYCGLLADTTQIGAVVGRGGKNVVRMRRESGAQIRILPAPQCAAKDDELIQITGDILAVKKALVAVTECLHDCPPYNKEPMLLNRPVERASHISSSDLHAEFFPHLSSLLPPLIENSANSHSLSSDADEDPNQDVKSTRQEVSFRLLCSNGAAGSIIGKKGTIVRTLQNETGASIMFAAPITMSGARVVTISAFENLESSYSPAQKAVILVFARSIEHDIEKGHSSGLIKGSTVTARLLVASDVVCCLIGNGGGIDSEMTELADIRILEGKHVMDCTSENDVVIEITGEYKNVQNALFLVTRKLRDNLSRTELLNEVRTRSPHGRVMEIASPRLQQPILSLNSDRECSLKGGMDRLGLSNNLGNASSSGQRSPQKFGKTHATTIKNNGNSSTLSGGCSELERSLHLFLPKEVLKEVGARSPGGVRETTCHESHSPSDLASDLIQETILTKEKNQPGLSNIGSRSSALHMQQTAGKGSTTFGGSVELDSLRRRKRSAIVANTTLELIVSEDILGSIYGDDGNNLARLRQVQELKCVIHLPARVREWWLYQGHQIKPGQHRACFKPSF; via the exons ATGCAACACCGCGACTACCAATTCTCCAGCCACCGTCCCAGGCGGCGCCCCCGTCCCCCGCAGCCGATCTTGCTGCAACCCGGCCAGGTGGCATTCCGAGTCATCTGCCATGTTTCCATCATCGGCGGCCTAATCGGTCCTTCCGGCTCCATCATCTCTCAAATTCGACGCGACACCGACTGTACCATCCGCTGCGAAGAGCTAGTGCAAGGCTCGGACCACCGGGTTATCGTGGTAATCGGGCCGGCATCCCCCGGGAGGAGAATCGCGTTAAAGTCAATGGAGGGTGATGATGAGGATGAAAAGGAGCTCGTGTCGGTAGCGCAGGAGGCGGTGATTAGGGTTTGTGAGAGGATGTGGGAGGTTGGCGCTCATAGCGGACGGGTTGATGATAGTGAGAGGGGCGTGAGTGAGGGCTATTGTGGACTTCTGGCCGATACGACGCAGATTGGTGCCGTAGTAGGGAGAGGAGGGAAGAATGTCGTGAGAATGAGGAGAGAGAGCGGGGCCCAGATTAGGATCCTGCCGGCCCCACAATGCGCTGCGAAGGACGATGAATTGATTCAG ATTACAGGTGATATTTTGGCTGTAAAGAAAGCACTGGTCGCTGTAACTGAATGTCTTCACGATTGTCCGCCGTATAACAAAGAACCAATGCTTTTGAACAGACCTGTTGAGAGAGCTTCACACATTTCCTCTTCTGATCTGCATGCAGAGTTCTTCCCACATCTTAGTTCATTGTTACCACCTTTGATTGAAAATTCTGCAAATTCCCATTCATTATCCTCAGATGCTGATGAAGACCCCAACCAGGATGTGAAATCTACAAGACAAGAAGTTTCATTTAGGCTGCTTTGCTCCAATGGTGCAGCTGGGAGCATAATTGGCAAGAAAGGAACCATAGTAAGAACTCTACAGAATGAAACAGGTGCTTCTATCATGTTTGCAGCTCCAATAACTATGTCTGGTGCACGTGTAGTCACCATTTCTGCATTTGAG AACCTTGAATCATCGTACTCTCCTGCACAAAAAGCTGTTATTCTTGTCTTTGCTAGATCTATTGAGCATGACATTGAAAAGGGGCATTCATCAGGCTTGATTAAGGGTAGTACTGTAACTGCAAGGCTCCTAGTGGCATCAGATGTTGTTTGTTGCCTGATTGGGAATGGTGGTGGGATAGATTCTGAAATGACAGAATTAGCTGATATACGGATCTTAGAAGGGAAACATGTCATGGATTGTACTTCAGAAAATGATGTAGTAATAGAG ATCACTGGTGAGTATAAAAATGTACAGAATGCTCTGTTTCTAGTTACTAGGAAACTGAGGGATAATCTTTCTCGTACTGAACTGCTCAATGAAGTGAGAACAAGGAGTCCCCATGGAAGAGTAATGGAGATTGCTTCTCCTAGATTGCAGCAACCAATCCTATCTCTTAATTCTGATCGAGAATGTAGTTTGAAAGGAGGAATGGATCGGCTTGGACTTTCCAACAACTTGGGCAATGCCTCTTCGTCGGGACAGCGGTCACCACAG AAATTTGGAAAAACGCATGCAACAACTATTAAAAATAATGGAAACAGCTCAACTTTGTCTGGTGGGTGTTCAGAACTTGAAAGGTCACTTCACTTGTTTCTGCCCAAAGAGGTGCTTAAAGAGGTAGGTGCAAGGAGTCCTGGTGGAGTGAGAGAGACTACTTGTCATGAATCACATTCACCATCAGACCTAGCTTCTGATCTCATTCAAGAAACTATtttaacaaaagaaaaaaatcaacCTGGACTCTCCAACATTGGCAGTCGTTCATCTGCATTGCATATGCAACAG ACTGCAGGAAAAGGCTCAACAACTTTTGGAGGGAGTGTAGAACTTGACAG TTTGCGCCGTCGAAAAAGATCTGCTATAGTGGCAAATACAACCTTGGAGCTGATAGTCTCTGAAGATATTCTTGGTTCTATTTATGGTGATGATGGCAACAATCTGGCTAGATTAAGACAG GTGCAAGAGTTGAAGTGCGTGATCCATCTCCCAGCAAGAGTGAGAGAATGGTGGTTATATCAGGGACACCAGATCAAACCAGGGCAGCACAGAGCTTGCTTCAAGCCTTCATTTTAG
- the LOC131168784 gene encoding KH domain-containing protein HEN4-like isoform X3, with protein MQHRDYQFSSHRPRRRPRPPQPILLQPGQVAFRVICHVSIIGGLIGPSGSIISQIRRDTDCTIRCEELVQGSDHRVIVVIGPASPGRRIALKSMEGDDEDEKELVSVAQEAVIRVCERMWEVGAHSGRVDDSERGVSEGYCGLLADTTQIGAVVGRGGKNVVRMRRESGAQIRILPAPQCAAKDDELIQITGDILAVKKALVAVTECLHDCPPYNKEPMLLNRPVERASHISSSDLHAEFFPHLSSLLPPLIENSANSHSLSSDADEDPNQDVKSTRQEVSFRLLCSNGAAGSIIGKKGTIVRTLQNETGASIMFAAPITMSGARVVTISAFENLESSYSPAQKAVILVFARSIEHDIEKGHSSGLIKGSTVTARLLVASDVVCCLIGNGGGIDSEMTELADIRILEGKHVMDCTSENDVVIEITGEYKNVQNALFLVTRKLRDNLSRTELLNEVRTRSPHGRVMEIASPRLQQPILSLNSDRECSLKGGMDRLGLSNNLGNASSSGQRSPQKFGKTHATTIKNNGNSSTLSGGCSELERSLHLFLPKEVLKEVGARSPGGVRETTCHESHSPSDLASDLIQETILTKEKNQPGLSNIGSRSSALHMQQTAGKGSTTFGGSVELDSSLRRRKRSAIVANTTLELIVSEDILGSIYGDDGNNLARLRQVQELKCVIHLPARVREWWLYQGHQIKPGQHRACFKPSF; from the exons ATGCAACACCGCGACTACCAATTCTCCAGCCACCGTCCCAGGCGGCGCCCCCGTCCCCCGCAGCCGATCTTGCTGCAACCCGGCCAGGTGGCATTCCGAGTCATCTGCCATGTTTCCATCATCGGCGGCCTAATCGGTCCTTCCGGCTCCATCATCTCTCAAATTCGACGCGACACCGACTGTACCATCCGCTGCGAAGAGCTAGTGCAAGGCTCGGACCACCGGGTTATCGTGGTAATCGGGCCGGCATCCCCCGGGAGGAGAATCGCGTTAAAGTCAATGGAGGGTGATGATGAGGATGAAAAGGAGCTCGTGTCGGTAGCGCAGGAGGCGGTGATTAGGGTTTGTGAGAGGATGTGGGAGGTTGGCGCTCATAGCGGACGGGTTGATGATAGTGAGAGGGGCGTGAGTGAGGGCTATTGTGGACTTCTGGCCGATACGACGCAGATTGGTGCCGTAGTAGGGAGAGGAGGGAAGAATGTCGTGAGAATGAGGAGAGAGAGCGGGGCCCAGATTAGGATCCTGCCGGCCCCACAATGCGCTGCGAAGGACGATGAATTGATTCAG ATTACAGGTGATATTTTGGCTGTAAAGAAAGCACTGGTCGCTGTAACTGAATGTCTTCACGATTGTCCGCCGTATAACAAAGAACCAATGCTTTTGAACAGACCTGTTGAGAGAGCTTCACACATTTCCTCTTCTGATCTGCATGCAGAGTTCTTCCCACATCTTAGTTCATTGTTACCACCTTTGATTGAAAATTCTGCAAATTCCCATTCATTATCCTCAGATGCTGATGAAGACCCCAACCAGGATGTGAAATCTACAAGACAAGAAGTTTCATTTAGGCTGCTTTGCTCCAATGGTGCAGCTGGGAGCATAATTGGCAAGAAAGGAACCATAGTAAGAACTCTACAGAATGAAACAGGTGCTTCTATCATGTTTGCAGCTCCAATAACTATGTCTGGTGCACGTGTAGTCACCATTTCTGCATTTGAG AACCTTGAATCATCGTACTCTCCTGCACAAAAAGCTGTTATTCTTGTCTTTGCTAGATCTATTGAGCATGACATTGAAAAGGGGCATTCATCAGGCTTGATTAAGGGTAGTACTGTAACTGCAAGGCTCCTAGTGGCATCAGATGTTGTTTGTTGCCTGATTGGGAATGGTGGTGGGATAGATTCTGAAATGACAGAATTAGCTGATATACGGATCTTAGAAGGGAAACATGTCATGGATTGTACTTCAGAAAATGATGTAGTAATAGAG ATCACTGGTGAGTATAAAAATGTACAGAATGCTCTGTTTCTAGTTACTAGGAAACTGAGGGATAATCTTTCTCGTACTGAACTGCTCAATGAAGTGAGAACAAGGAGTCCCCATGGAAGAGTAATGGAGATTGCTTCTCCTAGATTGCAGCAACCAATCCTATCTCTTAATTCTGATCGAGAATGTAGTTTGAAAGGAGGAATGGATCGGCTTGGACTTTCCAACAACTTGGGCAATGCCTCTTCGTCGGGACAGCGGTCACCACAG AAATTTGGAAAAACGCATGCAACAACTATTAAAAATAATGGAAACAGCTCAACTTTGTCTGGTGGGTGTTCAGAACTTGAAAGGTCACTTCACTTGTTTCTGCCCAAAGAGGTGCTTAAAGAGGTAGGTGCAAGGAGTCCTGGTGGAGTGAGAGAGACTACTTGTCATGAATCACATTCACCATCAGACCTAGCTTCTGATCTCATTCAAGAAACTATtttaacaaaagaaaaaaatcaacCTGGACTCTCCAACATTGGCAGTCGTTCATCTGCATTGCATATGCAACAG ACTGCAGGAAAAGGCTCAACAACTTTTGGAGGGAGTGTAGAACTTGACAG TAGTTTGCGCCGTCGAAAAAGATCTGCTATAGTGGCAAATACAACCTTGGAGCTGATAGTCTCTGAAGATATTCTTGGTTCTATTTATGGTGATGATGGCAACAATCTGGCTAGATTAAGACAG GTGCAAGAGTTGAAGTGCGTGATCCATCTCCCAGCAAGAGTGAGAGAATGGTGGTTATATCAGGGACACCAGATCAAACCAGGGCAGCACAGAGCTTGCTTCAAGCCTTCATTTTAG